In one window of Desulfovibrio sp. UIB00 DNA:
- a CDS encoding ABC transporter permease, protein METSPQVTVSVQGPLLRVSVGGRWNLDEPWPLEAMAALSQIADQRIREVCLESAALGQWDSTLLVFLVQMVKAARARDLPVHTELPEGLERLIKLAFAVPAKAGSERSKTDAGFVTRVGECVLALRPKLEDFLNFLGEIVLSIWRLFLGRAKMRPMDLFAAMHECGVAALPIISLTSLLFGLILAFVGAVQLTQFGAQIYVAGLVGIGMLRVMGAIMVGVVMAGRVGAAYAALIGTMQVNEEVDALSTLGISPHDFLVLPRVLALMAMIPLLTLYADLMGVIGGFLVGTTMLRLNPMEYINATIQMVPFKHMIIGLVYGTVFGAIVAVAGCYQGIRCGRSAQAVGQATTTAVVQAIVGIIVATAIITVICNVLEV, encoded by the coding sequence ATGGAAACAAGTCCGCAAGTGACCGTATCTGTTCAGGGGCCGCTGCTGCGCGTGAGCGTTGGCGGGCGCTGGAATTTGGACGAACCATGGCCTCTGGAGGCCATGGCCGCCCTGAGCCAGATAGCCGACCAGCGCATCCGCGAGGTGTGCCTTGAAAGCGCCGCCCTTGGACAGTGGGACAGCACCCTGCTGGTTTTTCTGGTGCAGATGGTCAAGGCGGCGCGCGCCCGTGATCTGCCGGTGCATACGGAACTGCCCGAAGGCCTTGAGCGCCTTATCAAACTGGCCTTTGCTGTTCCTGCCAAGGCAGGCTCCGAACGCAGCAAAACCGATGCGGGCTTTGTGACCCGCGTGGGCGAATGCGTGCTGGCTCTGCGGCCCAAGCTCGAGGACTTTCTTAATTTTCTTGGCGAGATTGTACTTTCCATCTGGCGGCTGTTTCTTGGCAGGGCCAAGATGCGCCCTATGGACCTGTTTGCCGCCATGCACGAATGCGGCGTGGCCGCATTGCCCATCATTTCGCTCACGAGCCTGCTGTTTGGCCTGATTCTGGCCTTTGTGGGCGCGGTGCAGCTCACCCAGTTTGGCGCGCAGATTTATGTTGCGGGCCTTGTGGGTATCGGCATGCTGCGGGTCATGGGGGCCATCATGGTGGGTGTGGTCATGGCGGGCCGGGTGGGCGCTGCCTACGCCGCCCTTATCGGCACCATGCAGGTCAACGAAGAGGTGGACGCGCTCTCCACCCTTGGCATTTCTCCCCACGACTTTCTTGTGCTGCCGCGCGTGCTGGCCCTCATGGCCATGATCCCCCTGCTGACCCTGTATGCCGACCTCATGGGCGTTATCGGCGGTTTTCTGGTGGGCACCACCATGTTGCGCCTGAACCCGATGGAATACATCAACGCTACCATACAGATGGTGCCCTTCAAGCATATGATTATCGGCCTTGTGTACGGCACGGTTTTTGGGGCCATTGTGGCCGTGGCAGGGTGCTATCAGGGCATACGTTGCGGACGCAGCGCCCAGGCTGTGGGCCAGGCCACCACCACGGCAGTGGTGCAGGCCATTGTGGGCATTATTGTGGCTACCGCCATCATCACCGTTATCTGCAACGTGCTGGAGGTGTAA
- a CDS encoding ATP-binding cassette domain-containing protein: MRNVSFDVRVGDIFMVMGGSGCGKSTLLRVLMGLKEPQQGQICYNGEDFWAGTEESRSRIMRNTGVLFQGGALWSSMTLAENVGLPLQQYTDLTDDEIREQASLKLALAGLAGFEDYYPSEISGGMRKRAGLARALALDPQILFLDEPSAGLDPVSSRLLDDLILELRDSLGTTFVIVSHELPSIFTIARNSIFLDAQSRTVTASGNPSELVKDPNTDQSAKLFLTRGGRRDQNEDAGENAPAATSRAATSHKEQSR; this comes from the coding sequence ATGCGCAATGTGTCGTTTGACGTGCGCGTGGGCGATATTTTCATGGTCATGGGCGGTTCCGGCTGCGGCAAAAGTACACTCTTGCGCGTGCTCATGGGCCTCAAGGAGCCGCAGCAAGGACAGATATGCTATAACGGCGAAGATTTCTGGGCTGGCACGGAAGAAAGCCGCAGCCGCATCATGCGCAACACAGGCGTGCTCTTTCAGGGCGGCGCGCTGTGGAGTTCCATGACGCTGGCGGAAAATGTGGGGCTGCCCCTGCAACAGTATACTGACCTCACCGATGATGAAATCAGGGAACAGGCTTCGCTCAAACTGGCTCTTGCGGGTCTGGCAGGATTTGAGGATTATTATCCCTCGGAGATCAGCGGCGGCATGCGCAAACGCGCGGGGCTTGCCCGGGCGCTGGCGCTTGATCCGCAGATTCTCTTTCTGGACGAGCCTTCCGCAGGGCTTGACCCTGTCAGCTCCCGGCTGCTGGACGACCTGATACTGGAGCTGCGCGACAGCCTGGGTACAACGTTTGTCATTGTTTCTCACGAGTTGCCGAGTATCTTCACCATAGCCAGAAACAGCATCTTTCTGGATGCGCAGAGCAGAACGGTCACTGCCAGCGGTAATCCCAGCGAGTTGGTGAAAGATCCCAATACAGACCAAAGCGCAAAGCTCTTTCTGACCAGAGGCGGCAGGCGCGACCAGAATGAGGACGCAGGCGAAAACGCCCCAGCGGCAACTTCGCGCGCTGCAACTTCGCACAAGGAACAATCCCGATGA
- a CDS encoding MlaD family protein has protein sequence MNSQSYKTTVGAFVLGGLALLVLGIMLLGGGRLFSNDLEYVMYFDGSVSGLSTGAPVVFRGVPMGSVTRINLVANARDSNVTIPVYIRIDERSFVRASGAAAPSESFQQEIIRRMVQRGLRGRLQLQSLITGQYRVELDFYPATAANFRSATPDMEIPTIPSPIDTLQSTLSQMPLEQMVNSFSAVLQNLALGLSDDKLGKALTAFTNTFQEAHSILHEGAIRTNTEQVLKSLSTASVSVEKELPATLVSFREAMQSMAVAADQLRVVTASAQGILGRDSPTMNDLRRLLKESTDTMRSMRALAEMLERNPEALLRGKQGTR, from the coding sequence ATGAACTCGCAGTCATACAAAACAACTGTCGGCGCTTTTGTGCTGGGGGGCCTGGCCCTACTGGTGCTTGGCATCATGCTGCTCGGCGGTGGCCGCCTTTTCAGCAATGATCTTGAATACGTGATGTACTTTGATGGCTCTGTCAGCGGGCTCTCCACGGGCGCGCCGGTTGTGTTCAGGGGCGTGCCCATGGGCAGCGTCACGCGCATCAATCTGGTTGCCAACGCGCGCGATTCCAACGTGACCATCCCCGTCTATATCCGCATTGACGAACGCAGCTTTGTACGCGCCAGCGGCGCTGCCGCGCCCTCCGAATCTTTCCAGCAGGAAATCATACGCCGCATGGTGCAGCGCGGCCTGCGCGGGCGGCTGCAACTGCAAAGCCTTATCACCGGGCAATACCGCGTGGAGCTTGATTTTTATCCCGCAACGGCGGCCAACTTCCGCTCCGCTACGCCGGATATGGAAATCCCCACCATTCCTTCACCCATTGATACGCTGCAAAGCACGCTCTCGCAGATGCCACTGGAGCAGATGGTAAATTCTTTCAGCGCCGTGCTGCAAAACCTTGCCCTCGGCCTCAGCGACGACAAGCTGGGCAAGGCGCTTACGGCATTCACCAACACCTTTCAGGAAGCCCACAGCATTTTGCACGAGGGCGCCATACGCACCAATACGGAACAGGTTCTCAAAAGCCTGAGCACGGCCAGCGTCTCAGTTGAAAAGGAACTGCCAGCCACGCTGGTTTCCTTCCGCGAAGCCATGCAGAGCATGGCGGTTGCGGCAGATCAGTTGCGTGTGGTCACAGCTTCGGCCCAGGGCATTCTGGGGCGTGATTCGCCCACCATGAACGATCTGCGCCGCCTTCTCAAAGAGAGCACCGATACCATGCGCTCCATGCGCGCCCTGGCCGAAATGCTTGAACGTAATCCCGAAGCTCTGCTGCGGGGCAAGCAAGGAACACGCTGA
- a CDS encoding PqiC family protein, whose product MQRKILLLSLVLLTLLSGCARSTPTRYYLLESALDPVKADTLPTKNLRVAQVTVPDYLDRNSIVSRVNGETELVVSQFHAWAEPVGHGVRRVVQEVLTPPLLAVGLNVLAPGDDTRADYVLLVDLQRLDGNFDSKAVLEARWTLKNRHDEVIARGIYADAEPVAGKTYDVLTAAESRMVRRMGEHLAARLPVLTRGKS is encoded by the coding sequence ATGCAACGCAAAATCCTTCTTCTTTCGCTGGTGCTGCTCACACTTTTGAGCGGCTGCGCGCGCAGCACCCCCACGCGCTATTATCTGCTTGAAAGCGCCCTTGACCCGGTCAAGGCCGACACGCTGCCCACCAAAAACCTGCGTGTGGCGCAGGTTACCGTGCCGGATTATCTTGACCGCAACAGCATTGTCAGCCGTGTGAACGGCGAAACAGAGCTTGTTGTTTCGCAATTTCACGCCTGGGCGGAGCCCGTTGGGCATGGCGTGCGCCGCGTGGTGCAGGAAGTGCTGACCCCGCCCTTGCTGGCCGTGGGGCTGAACGTGCTTGCGCCGGGCGACGACACCCGCGCCGACTATGTGCTGCTTGTGGATTTGCAGAGACTGGACGGCAATTTCGACTCCAAGGCCGTGCTTGAGGCGCGCTGGACACTGAAAAATCGCCACGATGAAGTCATCGCCCGGGGAATTTATGCCGATGCAGAGCCTGTGGCGGGCAAAACCTATGACGTGCTCACAGCGGCAGAAAGCCGCATGGTACGCCGCATGGGCGAACATCTAGCCGCCCGCCTGCCCGTGCTCACACGGGGCAAGTCATGA
- a CDS encoding HD domain-containing phosphohydrolase: MNWAEETADPSQVHRRNIILLVDDAPENLRILSECLRDKYTIMFAKNGTDALRLALRQPPPDLILLDVIMPGMDGYEVCKRLRSDAQTRDIPVMFITAQNEETDEAKGLSLGAQDYITKPFRSSLVRNRVANQLKFKLYRDHLNDLVLARTRQLALTQEATIHAMASLAEWRDTETGAHIKRTQNYVKALAVYISQLPEYRDELDADAISWLYLSAPLHDVGKVAIADTVLHKPGPLTDEEYEAMKEHTTLGRAVLASADKFLGENSFLRIASDIAYCHHERWDGKGYPRGIAGKDIPLSARLMSVADVYDALRSKRVYKPAMPHETAMRIIVEGRSTQFDPEVVDAFLAMQEQFRSIAAKYSDM, encoded by the coding sequence ATGAACTGGGCAGAAGAAACCGCCGATCCATCCCAGGTACACAGGCGCAACATCATCCTGCTTGTGGATGACGCGCCTGAAAACCTGCGCATTCTCAGTGAATGCCTGCGCGACAAATACACAATCATGTTTGCCAAAAACGGTACAGACGCCTTGCGTCTGGCCCTGCGGCAGCCCCCTCCAGACCTGATCCTGCTTGACGTCATCATGCCCGGCATGGACGGGTACGAAGTATGCAAGCGCCTGCGCAGCGATGCGCAGACACGCGACATCCCGGTTATGTTCATTACGGCGCAGAATGAAGAAACCGATGAGGCCAAGGGCCTCTCGCTGGGCGCGCAGGATTACATAACCAAACCTTTCCGCTCCTCGCTGGTGCGCAACCGCGTAGCCAACCAGCTCAAGTTCAAACTCTACCGCGACCATCTGAACGATCTGGTGCTTGCCCGCACACGCCAGCTTGCCCTCACGCAGGAAGCCACCATTCACGCCATGGCAAGCCTTGCGGAATGGCGCGATACGGAAACCGGCGCGCACATCAAACGCACGCAGAACTACGTGAAGGCGCTGGCCGTCTATATTTCGCAACTGCCAGAGTACAGGGACGAACTGGATGCCGATGCCATTTCGTGGCTCTACCTTTCTGCACCGCTGCATGATGTGGGCAAGGTCGCCATTGCAGACACAGTGCTGCACAAGCCCGGCCCCCTCACCGATGAGGAATACGAGGCCATGAAGGAACACACCACGCTCGGGCGCGCAGTGCTGGCCTCGGCGGACAAGTTTCTGGGGGAAAATTCCTTTCTCCGCATCGCAAGCGACATTGCCTACTGCCACCACGAACGCTGGGACGGCAAGGGCTACCCCCGCGGCATTGCAGGCAAGGACATTCCGCTCTCCGCCCGCCTTATGAGCGTGGCCGACGTGTACGACGCCCTGCGCAGCAAGCGCGTCTACAAACCCGCCATGCCGCACGAAACAGCCATGCGCATTATTGTGGAAGGACGCAGCACCCAGTTTGACCCCGAAGTGGTGGACGCCTTTTTGGCCATGCAGGAGCAGTTCCGCAGTATTGCCGCGAAATATTCAGACATGTAG
- a CDS encoding carboxymuconolactone decarboxylase family protein, which produces MQTDRYATGLAMLEQVDGRGGEEVLESVRAICPDFAQYLVEFPFGDIYSRPGLDLKKREIAVVAALTAMGNAVPQLRVHIAAALHVGCTRQEILEVIMQMAVYAGFPAALNGLFAARDVFDGQAGQKV; this is translated from the coding sequence ATGCAGACTGATCGTTATGCCACAGGGCTTGCCATGCTGGAACAGGTTGACGGACGCGGCGGGGAAGAAGTGCTGGAAAGCGTGCGGGCCATTTGCCCAGATTTTGCGCAATACCTTGTGGAATTTCCGTTCGGGGATATCTATTCAAGGCCAGGGCTGGATTTGAAAAAGCGGGAGATTGCCGTTGTGGCGGCCCTGACAGCAATGGGCAACGCGGTTCCGCAACTGCGCGTACATATTGCGGCTGCCCTGCATGTGGGCTGCACCCGTCAGGAAATACTGGAAGTCATTATGCAGATGGCCGTGTACGCTGGGTTTCCCGCCGCGCTGAACGGCCTGTTTGCCGCCAGGGATGTTTTTGACGGGCAGGCTGGGCAGAAAGTGTAG
- a CDS encoding LysR family transcriptional regulator: protein MANDLFDIPDWRLLRYFSVVAEEGSLRRAADKLYMTQPPLSRHMRHLEEMLGITLFERHSRGLTLTKAGLEVLRIARPVLEAQDAARLLLRRLGHGGNGSEAPLSIGLTTAFEQGIFSGFMKKLDTLRDNPLRYVRQPSPQLARGISRGRLNAALVALPLEVPGVRVSPLPYAEPLLAALPAAWLAGLHHDSQEPIRLQNLNGRPLFWFRRENNPAYFDHMRGIFTHMGFAPVYLEEPEEHDVLLARIAQGDGMGMLPRSFSAIGRRGVVFCPLAEGELLELRLGLALQMGGDYGPEDSAQEDDEPKTASQLRQIIAEAAHFLGTA from the coding sequence ATGGCTAACGATCTTTTTGACATCCCCGATTGGCGGCTGCTGCGCTATTTTTCTGTAGTTGCAGAAGAAGGCAGCCTTCGCCGCGCAGCTGACAAGCTGTATATGACCCAGCCGCCCCTGAGCCGCCATATGCGGCATCTGGAAGAAATGCTGGGCATCACGCTGTTTGAGCGCCACAGCCGAGGGCTGACACTCACAAAGGCAGGGCTGGAAGTGCTGCGCATTGCCCGCCCGGTACTGGAAGCACAGGACGCCGCAAGGCTGCTTTTGCGGAGGCTCGGACATGGCGGGAATGGATCAGAAGCGCCCTTGTCAATCGGTCTGACAACAGCTTTTGAACAGGGCATTTTTTCAGGCTTCATGAAAAAGCTTGATACTCTCAGAGATAATCCGCTGCGCTATGTACGCCAGCCCTCGCCCCAACTGGCGCGCGGTATTAGCCGGGGCAGACTGAATGCGGCACTGGTGGCCCTGCCGCTTGAGGTTCCGGGAGTGCGCGTAAGCCCGCTGCCGTATGCAGAGCCTCTGCTGGCAGCTTTGCCCGCAGCATGGCTTGCAGGCCTGCATCATGACAGTCAGGAGCCGATACGCCTGCAAAATCTGAACGGCAGACCTCTTTTCTGGTTTCGACGAGAGAACAACCCCGCGTACTTTGACCATATGCGCGGTATTTTCACCCATATGGGCTTTGCACCTGTTTATCTGGAAGAACCAGAAGAGCATGATGTGCTGCTGGCCCGCATTGCCCAAGGGGATGGTATGGGGATGCTGCCTCGTTCATTTTCCGCCATTGGGCGAAGAGGTGTTGTCTTTTGCCCGCTGGCGGAAGGGGAACTGCTGGAACTACGCTTGGGCCTGGCGCTGCAAATGGGTGGTGATTACGGCCCGGAAGACAGTGCCCAGGAGGATGACGAACCCAAAACGGCATCACAATTACGCCAGATCATTGCTGAAGCCGCTCATTTTCTGGGCACGGCATAA
- the grpE gene encoding nucleotide exchange factor GrpE — protein sequence MQRHKMNHSFGQQGSQQGGQADNRAECQPERPEDGFLEEEGVLFGQNAGKNPAADSAQEADTAPSDKAASAESLEERCKAELTEMRLRNAAEMDNFKKRLTREHEEQMRYAAEKVLGDLLPTLDNLDLALRYGSKSEACKDMLQGVAMTHKLLLDAVEKHGLKPLGEEGEEFDPNVHEAVGFEDRPDFAPNSVARVLQRGFKLGERLLRPAKVMVKQ from the coding sequence ATGCAGCGTCATAAAATGAACCACTCATTCGGACAGCAGGGCAGTCAGCAGGGCGGCCAGGCGGATAACCGGGCAGAATGCCAGCCCGAAAGACCGGAAGATGGTTTTCTTGAAGAAGAAGGTGTTCTGTTCGGTCAAAATGCGGGTAAAAATCCCGCTGCCGATTCCGCGCAGGAGGCTGATACTGCCCCGTCAGACAAGGCGGCTTCAGCCGAAAGCCTTGAAGAACGTTGCAAGGCGGAGCTGACAGAAATGCGCCTGCGCAATGCCGCAGAAATGGACAATTTCAAGAAGCGCCTCACGCGCGAGCATGAAGAGCAGATGCGCTACGCTGCTGAAAAGGTCTTGGGTGATCTGCTGCCTACGCTCGACAACCTTGATCTGGCCCTGCGTTACGGCAGCAAGAGCGAAGCCTGCAAGGACATGTTGCAGGGCGTGGCCATGACCCACAAGCTGTTGCTTGATGCGGTGGAAAAACACGGCCTCAAGCCCCTGGGCGAGGAAGGCGAGGAATTTGATCCCAACGTGCATGAAGCAGTGGGTTTTGAAGACCGCCCCGATTTTGCCCCCAACTCTGTTGCACGTGTGTTGCAACGGGGTTTCAAACTGGGCGAACGCTTGCTCCGCCCCGCCAAGGTGATGGTAAAGCAGTAA
- the hisD gene encoding histidinol dehydrogenase, with protein MTCRILTLQHEQEWPALAQWLQGRHNPGNGVESAVTDIINAVRQKGDDALVEYTRNFDCPDFAPPLRVSEQEIAKAAASVTIESREIIGEAASNIRSFHEAQVEKSWFLTRPDGSILGQQVTSVDAGGLYVPGGQGGNTPLVSSLLMSAIPAQVAGVPRLAVFTPPRKDGTVNPHILAAAHLLDIDEVYRVGGAWSIAAMAYGTQTIKPVDVIAGPGNIFVTTAKRFVQGTVGIDMIAGPSEVLVLADSSANPAWLAADMLSQAEHDALASAICITDDARLADALQQELKKQCAALPRATTAARALEDWSAIVVTPNLSVAVAVANMVAPEHLELCTRDPWAVLPFIRHAGAVFMGQHSPEPVGDYFAGPNHVLPTLGTARFSSALSVQTFCKKTSIVAASSTFLQQNMQSIAALARLEGLEAHARSVEVRGKK; from the coding sequence ATGACATGCCGAATTTTGACGCTGCAACATGAACAGGAATGGCCCGCGCTGGCCCAGTGGCTGCAAGGGCGGCACAACCCTGGCAACGGGGTGGAAAGCGCCGTAACCGACATTATCAACGCTGTGCGGCAAAAGGGCGACGACGCCCTTGTGGAGTACACGCGCAATTTTGACTGCCCTGACTTTGCCCCGCCCCTACGCGTGAGCGAGCAGGAAATCGCCAAGGCGGCAGCCTCCGTCACCATTGAAAGCCGCGAAATCATCGGCGAGGCTGCGTCCAATATACGTTCTTTCCACGAAGCGCAGGTTGAGAAATCGTGGTTTCTCACCCGCCCGGACGGCAGCATTCTCGGCCAGCAGGTTACATCTGTTGACGCGGGCGGCCTGTATGTTCCCGGCGGCCAGGGCGGCAATACGCCCCTTGTTTCCAGCCTGCTCATGAGCGCCATACCCGCCCAGGTGGCCGGCGTGCCGCGTCTGGCGGTATTTACGCCGCCCCGCAAGGATGGCACGGTTAATCCCCACATTCTTGCCGCTGCGCATCTACTTGATATTGATGAAGTTTACCGCGTTGGCGGGGCATGGTCCATTGCGGCCATGGCCTACGGCACACAAACCATTAAGCCTGTGGATGTTATTGCCGGGCCGGGCAATATTTTTGTCACCACTGCCAAGCGCTTTGTGCAGGGCACTGTGGGCATTGATATGATCGCCGGGCCAAGCGAAGTGCTCGTGCTGGCCGATTCTTCCGCCAATCCCGCATGGCTTGCAGCGGATATGCTTTCGCAGGCGGAGCACGATGCTTTGGCCTCGGCTATCTGCATCACGGACGATGCCCGCCTGGCCGATGCCCTCCAGCAGGAGCTGAAAAAGCAGTGCGCCGCCCTGCCCAGAGCCACCACCGCCGCCCGCGCGCTGGAAGACTGGAGCGCCATTGTGGTTACGCCCAATCTTTCCGTAGCTGTGGCGGTTGCCAACATGGTAGCCCCGGAGCACCTTGAACTGTGCACCCGCGACCCCTGGGCCGTATTGCCCTTTATTCGCCATGCCGGGGCCGTGTTCATGGGTCAGCACAGCCCTGAACCTGTGGGCGACTATTTTGCCGGGCCCAACCATGTGCTCCCCACACTGGGAACGGCGCGTTTTTCATCGGCCCTTTCGGTGCAGACCTTCTGCAAAAAGACCAGCATCGTGGCCGCTTCTTCAACCTTTTTACAGCAGAACATGCAGTCCATAGCCGCCCTTGCCCGGCTGGAAGGCCTGGAAGCCCACGCCCGCTCCGTTGAAGTGCGCGGGAAGAAATAG